TTACGACAGCTTTGGCAGAGCTCAGGTGTTTTCCGGCAGCCTGAGCGAACTTTCTAACCAGATGTGAGGGATGGACAAAGATGACCATCTCAGGCTTGACCAGGCACTTCTCAATGTCCGAATCCACGAATATCGATCTGGGGATTTTGTAGCCTCGCAGAAATTCTTTGTTCTCTCTCGTTTCTTTCATCCTCTCTGCCCTAGCGGGGATCGGTTCCCACAGTTTTACACTGTGCCCCTCTTCGGAAAGGATAAGCGCAAGAACAGTACCCCAGTTGCCTGCAGTAAGAATGGATATTTCCATGTTTAACCTCTGTCTTGCTGGAGTTTCTTTTCCCAGGAGAACTTGGGCTCCTTGCCCCTGCAGAGTCTTTTGATGTTGGCTGAATGCCTCATGATGACGACGAGAGTGGCTACCAATGCAAAAACCAGCAGACCTGGAGAGAACTCGGAGAAAGCCAAGCTTCGTGAAATATAAAGAAACACTGGCAAGGATATTGCTCCGGCAACTGAGGCGAGCGAAACCCACCGAAAGCTCAGGAAAACAATGAGCCACACCCCAAAAGCCACAGCTGAAGCGATTGGCGCCAGACCGATGAAGACCCCGAGGCTCGTTGCAACCCCCTTTCCTCCCTTGAACTTGAGGATTGGCGTGAACATGTGTCCTGCAATTGCACCAACACCAGCAGCGATCCCTGCGTTCGTGTTGAACAGCAGTTTGAAAATGAGTGCCGGCAAAAGCCCTTTCATGACATCAAAGAAAAACACAAAAATCCCG
This genomic interval from candidate division TA06 bacterium contains the following:
- the plsY gene encoding glycerol-3-phosphate 1-O-acyltransferase PlsY, whose amino-acid sequence is MVGSEEKVIYIIAFIAGFIPGSIPFGFIVVKLLRRTDIREHGSGNIGATNVIRVVGKGPGIFVFFFDVMKGLLPALIFKLLFNTNAGIAAGVGAIAGHMFTPILKFKGGKGVATSLGVFIGLAPIASAVAFGVWLIVFLSFRWVSLASVAGAISLPVFLYISRSLAFSEFSPGLLVFALVATLVVIMRHSANIKRLCRGKEPKFSWEKKLQQDRG